The proteins below come from a single Drosophila busckii strain San Diego stock center, stock number 13000-0081.31 chromosome X, ASM1175060v1, whole genome shotgun sequence genomic window:
- the LOC108606391 gene encoding ubiquitin carboxyl-terminal hydrolase Usp2 isoform X8, with the protein MQRQQQQQLQQQQQQQHDDITYIDSDDAPTTAAAATTTATTVKKSSNSCYFKPITPPLQLRNSSNHNGSNSSASDKPASQRAVRPKSTIIASSNSNFAASYEKFNSYKHTNGEQRPKERERDSNARRYGIDSLSIKASIEKFNNLSEQKQQRQPLPRNATAAATSTAAATVAGSGSSSNLQQRYVNDLESARVSAGYSSSLTRAAYRTGNSNSASSNSNHSSSNITHHMSNSNSTLATVAPHAKSANRIGHGLLAKATSGNLDTAAIAAVSTTAAATTKATSSTVTVTVSVSASATVNSVTASDSSVRIGSSSSARSVLPPVSPTSSRYWDRDSGRGSSNITTTSIGSSLSSKHNSLDENGKSSRDEKSEGLCGLRNIGNTCFMNSVIQCLSHTTELTCFLRAYHASTRSSNSKDQQILHEFAKLIQEMWTSDVHSVTPMELKRAFSSKHRMYSDYNQQDAQEFLRFFLDSLHSALNSGIKGETLNIDDNLSDNKKADLTWEWYARHENSLIRDLFVGQLKSTLKCTTCGNTSVTFDPFWDLSVPLPSSSRCKLEACLDLFIREEVLDGDEMPTCAKCKTRRKCTKSFTIQRFPKYLVIHLKRFSETRWSKLSNIVEFPTGDRELNMASYGANANSNVHYSLYAISNHMGSTASGHYVALCKHPVSRKWHEFNDNSVTDAIPEHRLVSSSAYILFYERA; encoded by the exons atgcagcgacagcagcagcagcagctgcaacaacaacaacaacaacaacatgacgATATAACTTATATAGACAGCGATGATGcgcccacaacagcagcagcagcaacaacaacagcaacaacagttaaaaaaagcagcaatagCTGCTACTTTAAGCCCATAACGCCGCCATTGCAGctgcgcaacagcagcaaccacaacggcagcaacagcagcgctagTGACAAACCCGCCAGCCAACGCGCTGTGCGTCCCAAGTCCACAATCATAGCCAGCTCCAATTCCAACTTTGCTGCCAGCTATGAAAAGTTCAATAGCTATAAGCACACAAATGGCGAGCAGCGACCCaaggagcgggagcgggacAGTAATGCGCGTCGCTATGGCATCGACTCTTTAAGCATCAAGGCATCAATTGAAAAGTTCAACAATTTGAGtgagcagaagcagcagcgtcagccgCTGCCACGCAacgcgacagcagcagccacaagcacagcagcagcaactgttgctggcagcggcagcagcagcaatctaCAGCAGCGTTATGTCAACGATTTGGAAAGCGCGCGTGTTAGCGCCGGctatagcagcagcttaacgcGCGCCGCCTACCGCaccggcaacagcaacagcgccagcagcaacagcaatcacagcagcagcaacataacgCATCacatgagcaacagcaacagcacattGGCTACAGTAGCGCCGCATGCCAAATCCGCCAATCGCATTGGACATGGACTGCTCGCCAAGGCCACCAGTGGCAACTTGGatacagcagcaattgctgccgttagcacaacagcagcagcaaccactaAGG CCACATCCTCAACTGTCACCGTCACCGTCTCCGTCTCCGCCTCTGCCACAGTCAACAGTGTCACAGCCAGCGATAGC TCGGTGCGCATTGGCAGCTCCTCGAGCGCTCGCTCGGTGCTGCCCCCAGTCTCGCCCACGTCCAGTCGCTACTGGGATCGGGACAGCGgtcgcggcagcagcaatatcaCAACCACTTCCATTGGCTCCTCACTGAGCAGCAAGCATAACAGTCTTGACGAGAATGGCAAGAGCTCGCGCGATGAGAAGTCTGAGG GTCTCTGCGGTCTGAGAAACATTGGCAACACCTGTTTCATGAACTCGGTCATCCAATGCCTGAGCCACACAACCGAGCTGACTTGCTTCCTGCGCGCCTATCACGCCAGCACGCGCTCCTCCAACAGCAAGGATCAGCAGATACTGCATG AGTTTGCCAAGCTCATACAGGAGATGTGGACATCGGATGTGCATAGCGTAACGCCTATGGAATTGAAGCGCGCATTCTCGAGCAAGCATCGCATGTACAGTGACTACAATCAGCAGGATGCGCAGGAGTTTTTACGCTTCTTCCTCGACTCGCTGCACTCGGCACTCAACTCGGGCATCAAAGGTGAAACGCTTAACATTGATGATAATCTCAG TGACAATAAAAAGGCCGATTTGACTTGGGAGTGGTATGCACGGCATGAGAATTCGCTGATACGCGATTTGTTTGTGGGCCAGCTGAAGAGCACGCTGAAGTGCACCACATGCGGCAATACGAGCGTCACTTTTGATCCCTTTTGGGATTTGAGCGTGCCGCTGCCTTCGTCGTCGCGCTGCAAACTAGAGGCTTGCCTGGATTTGTTCATACGCGAGGAGGTGCTCGATGGCGATGAGATGCCCACATGCGCCAAATGCAAGACGCGCAGAAAATGCACCAAAAGCTTTACCATACAGCGTTTTCCCAAATATTTGGTTATAC ATCTAAAGCGTTTCTCCGAAACACGCTGGAGCAAGCTGTCAAACATTGTGGAGTTTCCAACGGGCGATCGTGAGCTCAACATGGCCTCCTATGGCGCCAACGCAAATTCGAATGTGCATTATTCGCTCTATGCGATCTCCAATCACATGG
- the LOC108606391 gene encoding ubiquitin carboxyl-terminal hydrolase Usp2 isoform X3: protein MQRQQQQQLQQQQQQQHDDITYIDSDDAPTTAAAATTTATTVKKSSNSCYFKPITPPLQLRNSSNHNGSNSSASDKPASQRAVRPKSTIIASSNSNFAASYEKFNSYKHTNGEQRPKERERDSNARRYGIDSLSIKASIEKFNNLSEQKQQRQPLPRNATAAATSTAAATVAGSGSSSNLQQRYVNDLESARVSAGYSSSLTRAAYRTGNSNSASSNSNHSSSNITHHMSNSNSTLATVAPHAKSANRIGHGLLAKATSGNLDTAAIAAVSTTAAATTKSVRIGSSSSARSVLPPVSPTSSRYWDRDSGRGSSNITTTSIGSSLSSKHNSLDENGKSSRDEKSEGLCGLRNIGNTCFMNSVIQCLSHTTELTCFLRAYHASTRSSNSKDQQILHEFAKLIQEMWTSDVHSVTPMELKRAFSSKHRMYSDYNQQDAQEFLRFFLDSLHSALNSGIKGETLNIDDNLSDNKKADLTWEWYARHENSLIRDLFVGQLKSTLKCTTCGNTSVTFDPFWDLSVPLPSSSRCKLEACLDLFIREEVLDGDEMPTCAKCKTRRKCTKSFTIQRFPKYLVIHLKRFSETRWSKLSNIVEFPTGDRELNMASYGANANSNVHYSLYAISNHMGSTASGHYVALCKHPVSRKWHEFNDNRYSSVTDAIPEHRLVSSSAYILFYERA, encoded by the exons atgcagcgacagcagcagcagcagctgcaacaacaacaacaacaacaacatgacgATATAACTTATATAGACAGCGATGATGcgcccacaacagcagcagcagcaacaacaacagcaacaacagttaaaaaaagcagcaatagCTGCTACTTTAAGCCCATAACGCCGCCATTGCAGctgcgcaacagcagcaaccacaacggcagcaacagcagcgctagTGACAAACCCGCCAGCCAACGCGCTGTGCGTCCCAAGTCCACAATCATAGCCAGCTCCAATTCCAACTTTGCTGCCAGCTATGAAAAGTTCAATAGCTATAAGCACACAAATGGCGAGCAGCGACCCaaggagcgggagcgggacAGTAATGCGCGTCGCTATGGCATCGACTCTTTAAGCATCAAGGCATCAATTGAAAAGTTCAACAATTTGAGtgagcagaagcagcagcgtcagccgCTGCCACGCAacgcgacagcagcagccacaagcacagcagcagcaactgttgctggcagcggcagcagcagcaatctaCAGCAGCGTTATGTCAACGATTTGGAAAGCGCGCGTGTTAGCGCCGGctatagcagcagcttaacgcGCGCCGCCTACCGCaccggcaacagcaacagcgccagcagcaacagcaatcacagcagcagcaacataacgCATCacatgagcaacagcaacagcacattGGCTACAGTAGCGCCGCATGCCAAATCCGCCAATCGCATTGGACATGGACTGCTCGCCAAGGCCACCAGTGGCAACTTGGatacagcagcaattgctgccgttagcacaacagcagcagcaaccactaAG TCGGTGCGCATTGGCAGCTCCTCGAGCGCTCGCTCGGTGCTGCCCCCAGTCTCGCCCACGTCCAGTCGCTACTGGGATCGGGACAGCGgtcgcggcagcagcaatatcaCAACCACTTCCATTGGCTCCTCACTGAGCAGCAAGCATAACAGTCTTGACGAGAATGGCAAGAGCTCGCGCGATGAGAAGTCTGAGG GTCTCTGCGGTCTGAGAAACATTGGCAACACCTGTTTCATGAACTCGGTCATCCAATGCCTGAGCCACACAACCGAGCTGACTTGCTTCCTGCGCGCCTATCACGCCAGCACGCGCTCCTCCAACAGCAAGGATCAGCAGATACTGCATG AGTTTGCCAAGCTCATACAGGAGATGTGGACATCGGATGTGCATAGCGTAACGCCTATGGAATTGAAGCGCGCATTCTCGAGCAAGCATCGCATGTACAGTGACTACAATCAGCAGGATGCGCAGGAGTTTTTACGCTTCTTCCTCGACTCGCTGCACTCGGCACTCAACTCGGGCATCAAAGGTGAAACGCTTAACATTGATGATAATCTCAG TGACAATAAAAAGGCCGATTTGACTTGGGAGTGGTATGCACGGCATGAGAATTCGCTGATACGCGATTTGTTTGTGGGCCAGCTGAAGAGCACGCTGAAGTGCACCACATGCGGCAATACGAGCGTCACTTTTGATCCCTTTTGGGATTTGAGCGTGCCGCTGCCTTCGTCGTCGCGCTGCAAACTAGAGGCTTGCCTGGATTTGTTCATACGCGAGGAGGTGCTCGATGGCGATGAGATGCCCACATGCGCCAAATGCAAGACGCGCAGAAAATGCACCAAAAGCTTTACCATACAGCGTTTTCCCAAATATTTGGTTATAC ATCTAAAGCGTTTCTCCGAAACACGCTGGAGCAAGCTGTCAAACATTGTGGAGTTTCCAACGGGCGATCGTGAGCTCAACATGGCCTCCTATGGCGCCAACGCAAATTCGAATGTGCATTATTCGCTCTATGCGATCTCCAATCACATGG